The Spirosoma sp. SC4-14 DNA window ACTGACATAGGTTAAAAACGGCTCCGCGCAGTGTATCAGCGAGTAAAACGCCTACCTGTAGCATAATGGCAGCCGCAATTACTTTTGGGATAAAGTTTACCAGCGACGAGACCATTTCGGTAATGGCGGCAACACCGAGTGTTTCGGTAGAGGCTGTAATAAATACTAACAGAATAAAATAGTAAAGTACTTTGGCAACAATATCACTAAGTTTAATTTCCGTATTAAGTTGTTTGATAATGCTAATCTCGTTTAGGCGGCTACCTATTTTATCAAATCCCACACGGGCCAGAATTCGTCGCACAATGAATGCAACAAGCCGCGCTACTCCTATGCCAATTAGTAAAATTACAAGGGCACCAAGTATACGAGGCACAAACTCAACAAATTGATCAATAAGGGTTTGAAAGGTATTAAGTAAAACTTCAGTTATATTAGGAAGTCGTTTCATAAGTTACAGTATTAAGCTTCGATAAGCTACGGAAGTTAATTGGAGGGATCTGCCATCACAGAGGCAACTCCAAAGAGGTCTCCTATGTAGAGTTCTACGATGGTTGTAAAATCACGAATCAGATCAATTTCAGATACTATTGCCGACTTTAGGTGAGGGGGGCATTCATCGCCCGGTTCTATTTCTAAAAATGGATTATGGGTTTCCATAAAACGTATGTGCTGTGTTTAACGAAAAGGCCACCGTATTGACAGAACAGCTTTAATAGCCACCAGTAACCAAAACACTGCTCCTTCCAGATAGTATTTGCGGAGTTTGTCGCGCGTGCGCTTTAGGCGCATTTTCACAGCACTTTCCGTAATCCCATTCAAATCGGCAAGTTCCCGGATACTGATATTATCCTGATATTTCATTAATAAAAGACTCTGCTCAGTTGGGTCGAGATGCTCCATTGCCCGCTTAAGTTGCTGGGCTTCCATTTCGGCCAGTTCAGCCAATCCATCATCATTTCCAACGTCTAGCCGCTCCCAACCCTCGTCCATATAGACTTCCGTACGCCGTTGTGGGGAGCGCATATGATCAGTGCAATGGTTATAGGTAATTGAGTATAACCATGTCGAAAACTTGGCCTGCTCCTTAAACCCACCGAGCTTAATAACCAATTTCAGAAAAATATCATGAGTCAGGTCTTCAGCTTGCAATGGATCTTTCGTAAACGAAAGGCATTTTCGGTAAACTTTATCACAATAACGCTCGTATAAACGCTCAAAATAAGTATTCTTTTGCGTTTCGATATATAACCGGACCAATTCTTCGTCCGAAAGATGCTTCATTTGATCGGTATTGCTTGTTGAGACACGAAAAATAGGTAAAGTAACGTATTTCGTTCAATTCGCTATTGAAAGTTTTTCTTACCAGAAAAACCATGGCAAGATACCTACTATATAGTAGGTTTTTTATCAATAATTAAGTTTAATGAATAAACTGCCGCTTACTGATTACCAATACAGGATTAGTTCTATCCAAAAAGCAAAAACCTGACCAGTGGCCAGGTTTTTGCTTTTTAGATAAGCTACAGCTAAAAATTAGCCAATAGCTACCCGTTTGAATGCTGAAACCGTCAGTCCTTTGCTCGTTTTATCGAGTAACTGAGCAATTGTCAGTGAATTATCTTTAACAAATTCCTGATTTAACAGGGTATTCTCTTTGTAGAATTTATTCAGTTTACCCAGCGCAATTTTTTCCAGCATAGCTTCTGGCTTACCTTCCTGACGAGCCTGTTCTTTACCGATTTCGATTTCGCGTTCAACCACAGTCGCATCAACGCCATCTTTATCAACAGCGATTGGCTTCATAGCAGCAATCTGCATTGCAATGTCTTTACCCACTTCGGCCACATCAGTACCGTTTGTGTTGCTCAGACCAACCAGTACACCCAGTTTACCATTCGAGTGAATATACGATACTACGGTATCGGCCGACACAGATTCGAAAGCAGCCACATCGATTTTCTCACCAATTTTACCCATCAGGTCGGTGATATGATCCTGTAGTGTACGACCATCGGCCTGCGACGTTGCCAGTAGCGTATCTTTGTCAGTAGCATTGGTCGCAACAGCCGTGCTGATAACAGCCATAGCCAGGTTCTGGAAATCAGCAACTTTAGAAACCGGCTCGGTTTCGCAGGCCAGTGCAATAACTTTACCGCTTTTACCGTCCTGACTTACGTGTGCTAATACGACCCCTTCAGAGGTTACGTTGTCCGCCCGTTTGTCGGCTATTTTCTGACCCTGTTTCCGCAGAATCTCTTTTGCTTTTTCAAAATCACCATCGGCTTCGGTAAGGGCTTTTTTACAGTCCATCATGCCGGCTCCGGTCTCTTGCCGAAGTTTATTTACGTCAGCAGCAGTAATTGCCATCTTAAAAATGGTTTTCGGTTATTATGTTTTTATTTACAGTTTCATCGGTTCGTAACACGATGATAATCTGATGTATTTACAGAATAGCCCATAGCGGCTGGCTACGGGCTATTTTTGGGTTTATAGTCTTCAGTAAAAATTGGCTGGCAATAGAACTGAAAACTATAAACTTGTTTTATGCTTCCTGCTCGTCTTCAGCAACAGCAGCCGGCGATGAAGTTGCTTCTGGCTGATCGTCGCCTTCGGCCTTAGCCTGAGCAAGATCTTCTGTGCGTTTAGCCTCTTCTTCTTCCTGCATACGCTGATCGTCTTTATCCTGTTTCCGCTCGAGCAAACCTTCTTCTATGGCTTTACCGATAGCGAGCGTAATTAACGAAATTGACTTATAAGCATCGTCGTTAGCCGGGATAGCGAAATCGACCGCGTCGGGGTTCGAGTTCGTATCGCACATAGCAAAGACGGGGATACCCAATCGATGTGCTTCAGAAACGGCGATGTGTTCCCGCTTTACGTCAACAACAAACAGAGCTGCTGGCAAACGGGTCAGGTCAGAAATACCACCTAACACGCGTTCCAGCTTTTCTTTCTCACGAGTCCGGGTTAACCGCTCCCGCTTGGCAATGCTTTTGATGGTCTCCTCATCTTTCAGCATTTTGTCCAGCGTTTGCAGTTTTTTCAGCGATTTGCGAATCGTAGCGAAGTTGGTTAACATACCGCCCTGCCAGCGATCTGTTACATAAGGCATTTTCAGACGACGCGCTTCTTCCGAAACGATCTCCTGTGCCTGTTTCTTCGTTGCCACAAACATCACCTTACGGCCCGAGCGAACGATACCTCTGATAGCATTCGATGCTTCTTCGAGCGAAGCGAGTGTTTTATTAAGGTCAATTATATGGATGCCGTTTTTCTCCATGAAGATATACGGAGCCATCCGGGGGTCCCACTTACGCGTCAGGTGGCCAAAGTGCACACCGGCGTCGAGGAGGTCTTTATATTCGATCTGTGCCATTTCCGAGAATGAACAATAAAAAAATGAGTAATCAATAATACGCAGCACCACGCATCGGCATCATCTAAGCGCAGTCTGGACTAGTAATAAGTCATTGGAAATTTGTCATTTGTCAGTGATATTAATTTACTGATGGCAAATGACTGATCAACCAATAACCGATTAACGTTTCGAGAACTGGAACCGGCGACGGGCTTTTTTCCGGCCTGGTTTTTTCCGTTCTACCATACGCGAATCCCGTGTCAGGAACCCTTCTTTCTTAAGAGCCGGACGGAACTCGGCGTTCAACTCAACCAATGCACGGGCAATAGCCATGCGGGTTGCTTCGGCCTGACCAGCTACACCGCCACCACGAACGTTCACTTTCACGTCGTAGCCACCAACACCGTTGATCGATGAAAAAGGCTGGTTCAGAATAATTTGCAGTACTTCGGTTGGGAAGTATTGTTTGTAATCTTTCCCGTTTACCGAGATGGCTCCGCTGCCCGCCGACAGATAAACGCGGGAGATGGCAGTTTTACGGCGGCCAATGGTATTGATACGATCCATTATGACTTAGAATTTAACTGCTTTAGGTTGCTGAGCCTCATGCGGGTGCTGATCACCAGCGTAAACATACAGGTTGGTGTACAACCGACGACCAAGCCGATTTTTAGGCAACATACCTTTCACGGCGTGTTCGATGATGCGCTCGGGGTGCTTTTCAAGCAGCAACCGGGGCGATGCGAACCGTTGACCACCAGGATAACCTGTGTGGCGGACATAAACTTTGTCGGTCATCTTAGCGCCGGTCAGACGAACCTTGTCGGCATTGATGACGATCACGTTATCTCCGCAGTCAACGTGCGGTGTGAAGTTAGTTTTGTGTTTGCCGCGGATCAGACGTGCGATCTGGCTGGCCAGCCGACCAAGCACTTCGCCCTGAGCGTCAACCACAACCCATTCCTTCTGCGCCGTTTCTTTGTTGGCAGAGATAGTTTTGTAACTGAGCGTATTCACTGTTATGGAGACTAATTAATTGATTTCTAACGATTTGCTTAACAAAAAGCACTCCCGATTTCAAACGGGAGTGCAAATATAGACGTTATTATGCTGAAAAACAAGGAGCTGCCAAGTTTTCCTTACTTATCGTAGTTTGAGGGTAGCCAGCGCCAATACGGCCAGAATGATGCCAATGATCCAGAAACGCGTTACCAGTTTGGCCTCGTGGTAGCCTTTCTTCTGAAAATGGTGGTGGAGGGGCGACATTAGAAAAATTCGCCTACCCTCTCCAAACTTTCGCTTGGTATATTTGAAATAGCTGACCTGTACGATTACCGATACCAGTTCGACCAGAAAAATCCCGCAAATGATAGGAATCATCAGTTCTTTTCGAATAGCCAGAAACAATACCGCAATCACTCCACCTAACATCAGACTACCCGTATCGCCCATAAAGACCTGGGCGGGGTATGAGTTATACCACAGAAATCCGACGCAGGCTCCAATAAAGGCAGCACAGAAAATTACCAGTTCACCCGCATTAGGAATGTACATGATATTCAGGTACTGTGAGAAAACTTTATTGCCCGACAGATAGGCCAGTACGGCAATCGTTAACCCAATAATAACCGATGTTCCTGCCGCCAGCCCATCGATACCGTCGGTAATATTGGCTCCATTCGAGACAGCGGTGATAATGAAAATGCAGATCAGAACATATACAATCCAGGTATAGCTGTCGGGAACCAGCCCAAACAGCAACGAACTGTAATCAAACTCGTTGTTCTTGACAAAGGGGACCGTTGTTAAGGTCGATTTGATGTCGGTATACACATCCGGTACGTTGGATGTGCTCAGGAGCCGGGGTGCATACTTCCGTATTTTTACATACTCATTGAAAGAAAGCGTTAGGCCAACAATAAGGCCAAGACCAACCTGACCTACTACTTTAAACTTACCCTGAAGGCCTTCTTTGTTCTTTTTGAAAACTTTAATGTAGTCGTCCAGAAAACCAATCATCCCGGTCCAGACAGTGGAAACAAGCGCCAGCACGACATACACATTCGATAATTTGGCAAAGAGCAACGCCGGAATCAGCAATGAGGCCAGAATAATAAAACCTCCCATTGTG harbors:
- the rpsI gene encoding 30S ribosomal protein S9; the encoded protein is MDRINTIGRRKTAISRVYLSAGSGAISVNGKDYKQYFPTEVLQIILNQPFSSINGVGGYDVKVNVRGGGVAGQAEATRMAIARALVELNAEFRPALKKEGFLTRDSRMVERKKPGRKKARRRFQFSKR
- the rplM gene encoding 50S ribosomal protein L13; translation: MNTLSYKTISANKETAQKEWVVVDAQGEVLGRLASQIARLIRGKHKTNFTPHVDCGDNVIVINADKVRLTGAKMTDKVYVRHTGYPGGQRFASPRLLLEKHPERIIEHAVKGMLPKNRLGRRLYTNLYVYAGDQHPHEAQQPKAVKF
- a CDS encoding sigma-70 family RNA polymerase sigma factor, with the translated sequence MKHLSDEELVRLYIETQKNTYFERLYERYCDKVYRKCLSFTKDPLQAEDLTHDIFLKLVIKLGGFKEQAKFSTWLYSITYNHCTDHMRSPQRRTEVYMDEGWERLDVGNDDGLAELAEMEAQQLKRAMEHLDPTEQSLLLMKYQDNISIRELADLNGITESAVKMRLKRTRDKLRKYYLEGAVFWLLVAIKAVLSIRWPFR
- the tsf gene encoding translation elongation factor Ts encodes the protein MAITAADVNKLRQETGAGMMDCKKALTEADGDFEKAKEILRKQGQKIADKRADNVTSEGVVLAHVSQDGKSGKVIALACETEPVSKVADFQNLAMAVISTAVATNATDKDTLLATSQADGRTLQDHITDLMGKIGEKIDVAAFESVSADTVVSYIHSNGKLGVLVGLSNTNGTDVAEVGKDIAMQIAAMKPIAVDKDGVDATVVEREIEIGKEQARQEGKPEAMLEKIALGKLNKFYKENTLLNQEFVKDNSLTIAQLLDKTSKGLTVSAFKRVAIG
- the mraY gene encoding phospho-N-acetylmuramoyl-pentapeptide-transferase, with the translated sequence MLYYLFHFLDEHYNFPGAGVFQYISFRALGAVITSLLIAAIFGRRIIDKLRSLQIGESIRDLGLEGQMQKRGTPTMGGFIILASLLIPALLFAKLSNVYVVLALVSTVWTGMIGFLDDYIKVFKKNKEGLQGKFKVVGQVGLGLIVGLTLSFNEYVKIRKYAPRLLSTSNVPDVYTDIKSTLTTVPFVKNNEFDYSSLLFGLVPDSYTWIVYVLICIFIITAVSNGANITDGIDGLAAGTSVIIGLTIAVLAYLSGNKVFSQYLNIMYIPNAGELVIFCAAFIGACVGFLWYNSYPAQVFMGDTGSLMLGGVIAVLFLAIRKELMIPIICGIFLVELVSVIVQVSYFKYTKRKFGEGRRIFLMSPLHHHFQKKGYHEAKLVTRFWIIGIILAVLALATLKLR
- the rpsB gene encoding 30S ribosomal protein S2, producing MAQIEYKDLLDAGVHFGHLTRKWDPRMAPYIFMEKNGIHIIDLNKTLASLEEASNAIRGIVRSGRKVMFVATKKQAQEIVSEEARRLKMPYVTDRWQGGMLTNFATIRKSLKKLQTLDKMLKDEETIKSIAKRERLTRTREKEKLERVLGGISDLTRLPAALFVVDVKREHIAVSEAHRLGIPVFAMCDTNSNPDAVDFAIPANDDAYKSISLITLAIGKAIEEGLLERKQDKDDQRMQEEEEAKRTEDLAQAKAEGDDQPEATSSPAAVAEDEQEA